The genomic stretch ACTTGGCGTCCGTTCGAGCTGGTAAATCCACTGCTCCAGCTTCTGAAGGTGCTCGCGTGGAGTCTCACAAGAAGGGTACTGATCGAGTTCGGCACCAGCGTCTCTGATGCACTTTATTGAAGGATACTGAGACTCCGGCGGGAACTCGATTTGGGGGATGGCAAAAGAGGAGGTCGCCGTATCAGGTGTTTGCGGTTCAGAAGGAGGCGCATCCCCATCGAGGCTAAAACCGTAGCTGAGGAGGCGGTGGCGGTAGGCCTGGACCTCGCAGGAGAGGGCTTGCATAGCTTGTTCACGCTTGAAGAGAAGGTCCTCAAGGCTCGAGATCTCCTCCTGGTTATGCTTCAAATTCTCCTCGGTGACGCGCTTGAACTGGCGGCTCTCCATGACGATTTCCGCCTTCTCGTGCTGGAGCCGGACTATCATCGACATGGCCTCTTGCGCAGAGGAGGCCGCAGCGCTCCGCTCCTCCTCCAGCTCCTCTTGTAGCTTCTGGATCGTTTGTTGATGGCTGAGGAGGGCCTCGCGAAGGGACTCCTCCTCGTTCCTGGTCTCCACCCTGGCAACACTGGTGCCGGGTTCGAAGTTGTCCCAATCGGGGCAGACGAGGATGTGGGCGTCGGCTGCGCTCGCGTTCCGCTTCCGCTTCATTGAGCGATTCCAGGAGGTTGAAATGGAACTCCCAGGAGAGAAACTCGCGACGAAgaatccctctcctcctcctcctcctgcccCAAAGGCTGGACCTTTAAGCTGATCACCGGAATCCATGGGTTCCGAGAAACCTAACTGCGGAACCTCAACCGGGAATCAATGCTGCCATTCGAAGGCCACCCTCTGATGCGTCGCCGCCGCCGGCGGATGGGATGCCTCGCAGGCGGCGGCGGCTAGGAAGGATAGACCGGAGGCGGAGGATGAATTATATGAACGAGGAAGAGCGCAGAGAGAGGCCACGGGGAAAACACGTGCCTTCTATTTTTGTTCGGAGGGCTGAGAGAGATTTGATGGGCGAGAGGGAATAGAATGCGTACCGTACAATGGCCTACCTAGTCTGACGACCTCACAATTTGGGAAAAAAATTAGGTAGCTTAATTCTAAAGAttttatcaaattaatttttaaaaagttatacTTACTAAAAAAAATCGACCTTTACAATAATTATCtcagttaaaattttaatgtaaaTGAAAACGGAATAAAAGATTATTTATACTTAGCTTAATtaatcaaacaaacttaaaaatcacaaaactTAACTTTAGTAGTTTACAACACTATTTTCAATCTCTTATTGTTCCTTTAAATATAACTAGTGCCCTCTATCTATCATCAACACAATTGAATAATGAGCCCATCCAATATCCACAGTTGAAGCCTCCAAGAATATCCACAGTACAACAATTccatttctcaaaaaaaaaaaaaaaaaaacatgttttgTTCCTTACAAGGACAAATGTTTGATACGATTGGAGAAAGGACTCTTAATGCTATCCCACGGCGTATCTTTTCCAATCATGCTATCCCTCGCAAACATCCCAAAATCAAAACACCTCAAACCTTGATACTGAGTATCCGGAAACACATGCTATGCAAGAACCTCTGCTTTAAGTCGGAGACATCACTGCGTAGAAGCAGGGATATTTACCTTGGATAACTTGCTGTGAGGTTGAGGATCTTTTACCAACTTTGTAGATCCATCAATGGTGATATTACCGAGTCCTATCGCCATTGCCTCCCTTTCATCTTTCTCCTTCCCCTGCTTCTCTGCCGGGCCTTCTGCTGAAGGCTGGATTTTATTTGATTGAGGCAAACTTGGCTCATGAATCTGTGGCCCTGTATCTAGCCATGGATGATGTAACAATTGGGCTGCTGTGGGACGTTTCTCAGGGGCAAAGTCTAATATCGGAACCAGAAAATCAGCCATGTCGTTGGCATCTCGTTCGCTGAATTCATACTTCTCCATGAGAACTTTGTTAAGGGGCCAACATCTCAATTGACGGATGTGCCTCAAGTCACCATATCTGTTAAAGAAGTCCCGTGAATATCGTCCACCCAAGGCAATCTGAAAAGGCAAAGGATATCTGTGAGATAATATTCGATGACGAGTTACTCTGGAACTGCCTTTGAAAATGTACACATACTTTGCGAGGTATCATCCCAAGTAGTTCCATCATCAATGCCAAGTGGTCCTACAAAAACGAGTAACAAAAGGTTACAACACAAAAATTAAACACAATTCTTTTTTCTATAGACTAATGTACTTGGATGGTTCTAGAAATGTAAACCGAAGCAACAGAAGTTAGCACACACTACTATAAGCAATCTGCTTGACACACCTAAACATTGATTTATCTATTTCGAACAACTTGCGTTTTTGAATGATGTATTTTCCAGTAAGAGGCCGGAGCAAAAAACAAAGTTGGAAGCTAAGAGCTTGAATGTTCAAGATGTGTCCCTTTCTGAAATAACCATCAATTTTAAAGGGTAAATACTACGCATAAAAGCATGTGTCCTATAGATTACTACTTCAGTTAGGAATCATGCAATCCTTGTCTCTATCAGTTCCTCGTAATATTTCTCTGGGGTGTGTTGCCAAATTTGTTAGTCAGATTAATACCATTGACTTTTTCATAATGCAAAATATAAATGACTATCTTAAAACTTAGCTAATAGCTAAATCTTGCAACACTAtaataagaagaaaataaaggCGCTTAATATTTAAAGAAGATTGTGCTTAAGAAACATGAGGTATGTGGAAGTGGTATTGACATATTTTTTTTGCATTCTAACAATCCAATTGCAGTATCATGGCCACTATTGAATTTTTCTAGATAGAGCTTAAGGTGGCACAAATTGCACACTGTTCAAGGTCATTTTATTCTTCTGGTCAGATTTGGTACATCCAACGCACCTTCAGAAcattcaaaattttcattttaagttTGTAATTTCCAAGAATAGGTTTTGAATATTCTTTTATATTATAGGTCATCAAACACCAATGCACACATGACTCATTTGAGTGATACAAAGCCAACGGACTACAGTTATGataccataattaaaaatcctctATGGATACTAATAATTAGATCTTCTTAAATGGGATGCATACAGCACAGAATTATAGGTACTGCAACGTGTACAAAAATAATCTTCTTGTACATCATATAAAGGAAAGGAAGCCTTAAGATAGGTATATCTCTTGTTGTTGAAAGAAAAATATTGCAATCACATggctaaaataaataataaatcaatTTGGAATAATACAAAgccaaaaaaaaagaagagatgtTTCTCCACTAAGGCAGAAAAAATTTGGAATTTGTTTCAAAATGATTGAGGTTTGAAGTTAGGTAAGATATGGAATGGAGAGAAAATAGTTGATTTATTCGGGAAGAACCTTGACAAGTGAGGTTCTTGATCTATTAGAGAAAGATTTTCAACAAAGACAAGTTGAGTCCTGAAATGTTTTATGACctgaaaaaagaataaaaaatttctagtCCCCAAGTTTAGCCATTTGAAATCAATCAAATGCTTCTCTCTTTTCAGCCCCCTTTgttgttagttttaaaaaaaacacttaaTTTCAAACGCACATGGGACTACTTATGAGATGATTTTTTACCAGTGAATTAAGACATCTTGGAGTATGAAGCAAAAGACAACTGGACAATATATAAATTTGTCtgaggatattacttctatagaaattaaaattttagtggGGATGGCTGCACCACCAGCTCCTACTGGGGACATGAGTTCACAAGATTGTTATTGCAACTTTAGTTTGATTACAGAAGAGACTTATGAGAAGCACATCAAAGATAAAATAGCTTCTAAGAAACATAACACCAGATGTGTTGCACATTAAGCACAATCCaagaaatttaattcaatgaaaagTAGGAAACATGATGACTAATAATCAACCAAAGAATTTGGAGAGTTCTGTTTAGCAGGACAGGTAGAATTGAACAATACACATTACCAAAAGTTGGAACAACAAGTATGGCATAGGTAACCAACTTGAACAAGCAATTCTAGCAGCAAAATCATTTTTTACATGATTTAAGGTATCAATCAAAGAACCATCCAATGAATCATCTAAACAAAAAGAACCCAGCCAATGAATCATATAAACACAAATAGAAAGTTCCATGAAACTCACCTCATCTCGGTCGAAATTATCACCACTATGTGGATCAAATAAAACATCCCCTGTGGCAAGCTCAAAGCAAATACAAGCAAATGACCATAGATCAGCAGATGAAGAGTATTTAGATCCAAGAATCACCTCGGGACACCGATACTGCCGTGTCTGGATGTCATTAGTGAACTGCTTATATGTCCAACATGCATTTCCAAAGTCAACTAACTTGCACCTGAGATCTGCCTCCATTGCCAATCTCTTTCTTGTTGCTTTACTCCCTCTCCTATGACCTTGTGATGTGCCATCTTGTGCCTCCCCACCACCACCATTCACTGCTTTTGAGTCTCCTTTATCCTCTGAGGCAGCAGTGTCCCGTGCTATTGCAGTTGAGCTCCCAGCTGTAGCAGCAGCTGCACATTTCACCTTCCTCCTGACTTTTTTCTTCTGGCTTCTCATTAGATCATCACCATTGGACCGAGCAGGAGATATTGGTGATGGATATTCAGATATGACGGTGGAAAGGATGAGTGGAGTGCCTGATCGATAAGGATCCTTGGCTGGGTCAAGGCTAGACAAGAGGAGAATATTCTCTGGCTTGAGATCAGTGTGGATGATAGAAAGATCCCGGTGGAGATAATCAAGCCCTATAAGGACATAGCGGCAAATCTCCTTCACCTTGGAGAGTGGCATCCCTCTATAATCTGTGTACTTTATTAGTGTTAGAAGGTTATCCCCAAGAAATTCAAAGACCATACAGACATGGTGTCCATTTGGCCCCAAATGCTTGAAATGATCAAGCAACTTCACCACACACCGAGTGCCATCAGGATCACCGTCAGCAATCTGCTTCAATATCTTAATTTCATCCATGGCAGCCTCCGTGTAGTGCTGCGCACTCTTCTGAACCTTCAGTGCTACATACCGCTGAAATTGACGGCGCAAACCCAAATTCAGCAAGATTTTTTCTACTTCAAACGAAAAAAAACCCAGCTCTTGGCATGTTTCCAAGATTTTCTCTACTTCTAGTAAGTTCTATTGCATTCAGTTGGTGCACTATCGACAGTTAAGGGCGATTTAGGGATTTGACAGTAGTTACCGCAACATTTCAGTAATTCTAAGAGAGAGACAGTTGGGATTTCATTGGACATCAAGAATCAAGAGCGAATGAGATTTTAGGGCAACTCACGGAGTGGACGGTATCCCAAGCGAGCCAGACGGTGGAGAAGTGGCCCCAGCCGAGCTTAGCCTGGACAACATATGCCCCCTGCTTGAAGGAATCGCCGATCCGGACAGCGTGGTACCCGCCCCGTCGGTAGTCTTCGCTACCCTCGTCCTCCGACGTGTAGTTGCTGCTCTCACTCCGCCCGTCCTCCTCCGCCATCCTGCCGTCGTCTCCTCCACTGCAAAACGATACTCCCCGTACTAGGGTTTCGATCCGCGCCAAGTGGCCTCGCCTCCTTCCTCTTCCCCTCCCTCGCCTGCCGTCAGCTGGAAACTATAAAATAAGAGTAATAAATACTCAGAGGAAGAAGGTTACGCTGCGTCGCAGGAGTCTCATAACCGCCAGAACTAGAGACGCGAAGGAGCGCACGTGGGGCACGTGGAAGTATTTCATTGGTTGAGTAGTTTTAGTTAACAGATGGAAGTGTTCCACAAAATACCAAAATGAAGAGTCTGACACACGCATGACAAGTGTCGCCGTGATGGAGTGGCGATCTGTAAAGGACCGGTATAATTGTGGGACCACTATGAGGCCGACGGGACCCAGTGCCGTATcgattttcatttcttattaattttgagattaattaataattttgatgaattttaaaaaaacaattaatttgcttaaaaaaattaaaaccaaattaaaatttaacttgaaactttaagaaattaattaagagtgagCAGAAAACTCATGTATTTTTAATTCGAACCAAGTTTTATTCATTTTGGAAGTAGGATTTGTAAATAAGTTAAATCTTCATGTTAAAGTTATTTGATAAGGTGATCAAGTGACATCAAATTGAGTATATGCACTAAAATAATTGATTTAGTTCATTTaaaagtttttatattttttttaaatttatttaattggttAGTAAATTTAATTGTAAaggttatttattatttaataaaaatatttattagtgTTTTTatgaatatatataataaaatattacctTACACACTAAAATTTAGATTTaagaaagtaattttttaaaaaaattaacactaaATGCGAGGTATATaataacaaaattatatatatatatatatatatataacgatgGATTTTACTTAGAGCTGCCTGGGGCTTAGTCCAAcccaaaaaatttattattattacctaTTTGAAACTTTTATTTAGCCACTAAAATCCACTTTTTTAATACTCAAAGCTAAGTACACCTCATTAAATTTAAGCTCCTTATCATTCTAATTCTTGGATCCGTCCTATATATAGGCCTCATATGGCGCGCAACTCTCATTATGCAACTCCCATAGACATCCGAGCACCCCCACACATCTAAGCACGAGGTCGAACAataaatatatatagagagagaggttACGTCTTTATACTACCACTTTACGGTCTTAGAAAATCAACTAGTAAAAATTGAAAGTCATCTTTACAAAAAAATACTCAAGCCACATATTTCAAAGaagctttaaaaaatttaaataaaaccctTAGtaaactttttctaaacaaaatatgTTGGTACAGTTAAGTTAAGACTAATAATCAAATTCagattttgatatatgataaataGCTAAAATTAGATATTATAtgctttaatatatttattaagtGTATAAGATTAAAAAACTTAATGGAACCTGACATCAGACTGAAAATAGATATCAGCTTTACCTGAACCAGAACCTTCCTGCCAAACTTATTGTTTGCATCTGTCAATATGTGATTATGTTATTGTTCTAGATAGGATGGTGTGCTATCATCTTGATGTTTTGATGccatttctttcttatttttcctGATAGACTGTGTTAGATTGACTGATCATCTTTGTAATAGTATTTAAGGATTTAACTAATTTTTCAGTAGCTAAACAGAAGCGTAATTGATCTACAAAGTATATCAGCAtgatctaaaaataataatttcttgcaaatatgaaaaaaaaaggtTTGAATTGGTAATGGATTTTCAAGTCACTCTACATGCCCTTTCAATTTAGATGATCTTTCCTGTTCAACTGTTTACTCgcaaaaaatttcaatttcaaagtTCTAAGGTGTCGTTtgattctctcctaggaatcagaatggaaatgagtatcatagtattgtggaatgggaatgagtatgagcttgggtgtcattcttaaaaataatatttggttagttgaatattttcaatcggaatgagcctaaatttcctttttttacccttagagaaaataagaaaaaaaattagatggaagagaaagttgaatgtaagATAAacatatgttgagagagaaagtatgatgagagaaaaagtgtgatgagaaaaaatgaagagagggaaagtgtgatgagagaaaatgaggagagagtgtgtgataggagagattgagaagagaaaaagtatgataagagagaaagtatgttgagagagaaagagtgatggaaaaaatgaagagagagaaagtatgatgagagaaaatgagagattgaggagagaaagtatgatgaaaaaatgtgatgagagagaaagtgtgatgggaaaaaatgaagagaggaaaagtatgatgagagaaaatgaggagagagagtgtgatgcaagaaaataaagagagagaaagtgtgatgagaga from Zingiber officinale cultivar Zhangliang chromosome 5B, Zo_v1.1, whole genome shotgun sequence encodes the following:
- the LOC121983976 gene encoding SRSF protein kinase 1-like isoform X2 — encoded protein: MAEEDGRSESSNYTSEDEGSEDYRRGGYHAVRIGDSFKQGAYVVQAKLGWGHFSTVWLAWDTVHSRYVALKVQKSAQHYTEAAMDEIKILKQIADGDPDGTRCVVKLLDHFKHLGPNGHHVCMVFEFLGDNLLTLIKYTDYRGMPLSKVKEICRYVLIGLDYLHRDLSIIHTDLKPENILLLSSLDPAKDPYRSGTPLILSTVISEYPSPISPARSNGDDLMRSQKKKVRRKVKCAAAATAGSSTAIARDTAASEDKGDSKAVNGGGGEAQDGTSQGHRRGSKATRKRLAMEADLRCKLVDFGNACWTYKQFTNDIQTRQYRCPEDHLALMMELLGMIPRKIALGGRYSRDFFNRYGDLRHIRQLRCWPLNKVLMEKYEFSERDANDMADFLVPILDFAPEKRPTAAQLLHHPWLDTGPQIHEPSLPQSNKIQPSAEGPAEKQGKEKDEREAMAIGLGNITIDGSTKLVKDPQPHSKLSKVNIPASTQ
- the LOC121983977 gene encoding myosin-binding protein 7-like, with product MDSGDQLKGPAFGAGGGGGEGFFVASFSPGSSISTSWNRSMKRKRNASAADAHILVCPDWDNFEPGTSVARVETRNEEESLREALLSHQQTIQKLQEELEEERSAAASSAQEAMSMIVRLQHEKAEIVMESRQFKRVTEENLKHNQEEISSLEDLLFKREQAMQALSCEVQAYRHRLLSYGFSLDGDAPPSEPQTPDTATSSFAIPQIEFPPESQYPSIKCIRDAGAELDQYPSCETPREHLQKLEQWIYQLERTPSSIFGNVMDKGVIVGHSPRARPFHLRNLSCGSYGSVLEFNKGDEFPTSFDAVSDYEEMNDRVYTVDAVHGASDDYVSTPRELQTRRSRMGNVIEKAEITKLNTRLQELEADRESMRQTLISMSADKAQMMILIEIAQQMCKEGTIDSRIIKKPSFSQKFSCMPIIKDVISFVVLWKNPSQIKYSVGIAVGAVGFLLFLNKPCRTTQRRLLKTQM
- the LOC121983976 gene encoding serine/threonine-protein kinase SRPK-like isoform X1, with the translated sequence MAEEDGRSESSNYTSEDEGSEDYRRGGYHAVRIGDSFKQGAYVVQAKLGWGHFSTVWLAWDTVHSRYVALKVQKSAQHYTEAAMDEIKILKQIADGDPDGTRCVVKLLDHFKHLGPNGHHVCMVFEFLGDNLLTLIKYTDYRGMPLSKVKEICRYVLIGLDYLHRDLSIIHTDLKPENILLLSSLDPAKDPYRSGTPLILSTVISEYPSPISPARSNGDDLMRSQKKKVRRKVKCAAAATAGSSTAIARDTAASEDKGDSKAVNGGGGEAQDGTSQGHRRGSKATRKRLAMEADLRCKLVDFGNACWTYKQFTNDIQTRQYRCPEVILGSKYSSSADLWSFACICFELATGDVLFDPHSGDNFDRDEDHLALMMELLGMIPRKIALGGRYSRDFFNRYGDLRHIRQLRCWPLNKVLMEKYEFSERDANDMADFLVPILDFAPEKRPTAAQLLHHPWLDTGPQIHEPSLPQSNKIQPSAEGPAEKQGKEKDEREAMAIGLGNITIDGSTKLVKDPQPHSKLSKVNIPASTQ